The nucleotide sequence CAGTCCCGCTTCCGCTCGTCCCGCTCGATGACGCCGTCCTTCAGGAACAACACCCGCTGGGCATGCGCCGCGATGTCCGACTCGTGCGTGACCAGCATCAACGTCTGGCCCTGGGCGTGCAACTCGCCGAAGAGGGCCATGATCTCCTCACCCGTCTTGCTGTCGAGCGCGCCCGTGGGCTCGTCCGCCAGCAGCAGCGCCGGCTGCGTCACCAGCGCGCGCGCAATCGCCACGCGCTGGCGCTGACCGCCGGACAGCTCGTTCGGCCGGTGGTCCTTGCGCTCGCCCAGGCCCACCTTCTCCAGCATCGCCGCCGCGCGCTCGCGCCGTTCCTTCTTGGCCACCCGCGCGTAGATGAGCGGCAGCGCCACGTTGTCCAGCGCGGACGCGCGGGGCAGCAGGTTGAAGCTCTGGAACACGAAGCCCAGCTCCCGGTTCCGGATGCGGGCCAGCGCGTCCTCGCTCATGCCCGCCACCGGCTGGCCGTTGAGCCAGTACTGCCCGCCGCTGGGCACGTCCAGGCAGCCGATGAGGTTCATGAAGGTGGACTTGCCGGAGCCGGACGGGCCCATCACCGCCACGTACTCGTTGCGGCGGATGGTCAGGTCCACGCCTCGCAGCGCGCGCACCACCTCCGAGCCCATCTTGTAGTCCTTGCGCAGCCCCTCGACGCGGATGACCACGTCCGAGATGTCGCGCGCGCTGCCCGGGCCCTGGGCCGCGGCCGTCCGCGGAGTAGGGGACGTGCTCATAACGACCTCCCAGCGAGCGCAGACAGCTCGGCGCGGGCAATCCGGTAGTCGAAGCGGGACGACACCAGGTTGGTCTCCGCGGTGACGACGTTCTCCTGCGACGTCAGCAGCTCGAGGATGGTGGTGGCGCCCAGGCGGTAGCGCTCCTCCTGGACCTTGAGGTCCTCGCGCGCCACCTGGACGGACTGCTCGGCCAGGGTGATGCGCTCCTCCGCGAGCCGGAGCTGGCCCAGCGACTGGCCCACGCCCGACTGCACCGAGCGTCGCGTGTCCGCCAGCTGCGTCTGCGACACCGACGCCGCGGTCCTCGCGCGCACCACGCGCTCCTCGCGGAGGAAGCCGTCGAAGATGGGGTAGGAGAGGCCCAGGCGCACCGACCAGCTCGTCCTGCCGCCGGTGACGGCCAGGTCCTGGTTGAACCAGTCATAGCCCGCGGACAGCTGCACCGTGGGCAGGTAGTTCGACTTCGCCACCCCCACGCCCGCCTCGTTGGCGCGCAGGTTCGCCTCCGCCGCGAGCACCGAGGGGGCCCGCGCGACAATCTCCGTCACCAGCGCCTCCTCGGTGAGCGCCAGCGGCTTCAGCGCCGAGTCGTCCACGGGCTTCGCGTCCACCGGCCCGTCCTCGCCGATGAGCCGGCCCAGCGCCAGCGACGCGGTGGAGCGCTGGGTCTGCGCGGTGAGCAGGGACTCGCGCGCCGTGGTCAGGTCCAGCTGCGCGCGCAGCACGTCCGAGCGCGTCGCCGAGCCCACCGCCAGCCGCCGCTCCGCCGCCTCCGCGTTCTGCTTCGCCCGCTCGATGCGGGAGCGGGCCACGTCCTCGAGCCCCGCCGCGCGCAGCACCTCATAGAACGAGCGCTCCACGTCGAACACCGCGGTGGATTGCTGCGCGGTGAGCTGCGCCTCCGCCGCGTTCGACTGCGCCCGCGTCTGCTTGCGCGTCGCGCTCCGCTGCCCGCCCGTGAAGACGTCCCACCCGGCGGACAGGCCCGCGCTGTACGTGTCACTGGAGCCCGACGACACCGCGCCCGTCTCCGGATCCACCCGCTCGCTGCTCGCCAGCGAGCCGCTCGCGTTGGCCGACAGGGTCGGCAGGTACGCACCGAAGGCGCTGCGCTCGGCCGCCTCGGACGTCGTCACCGTGCCGGCGGCCTGCGCCACCTGGGGGTTCGTCTTCAGGGCCCGGGCGATGGCCTCCTCCAGGCTCACACTCGGCACCGCGCGCATCGCCCGGAGCTCCGCCGGGGGCACCGGGGGCTGCTCGGCCGGGCGCTCGGGCGTCTGGGCCAGGCCCATACCCGGCGCGGCCACCAGCCCGAGGAAGCCCAGGGCCAGGGCCGACATCCGCTGCGGTCGCCTCTTGAACCACGCTCTCTGGGACGTCTTCATGGGAGGGCTCGATTGCATGCGCCTTGCCAGCGTCCAACCCCCTGGAACCCGTGGGAAAAGTGCCGGCACCGCTGCGGGAACCGCAGCCCGGGTGCGGATTCCGCATGCGAGGTCCGCATCCACCAGGCCCGGGGTGCCGACTTCGCGCGCTCCCTAGAGGAGAACGAGGCCTTCGCGGCGTGTGGGCCTCCTGCTTGCACTGCAACAGCGTGGAAGGCGGGTGCGCGGAGCAGGCGCGCCCGCCTGTCCTCCCTGCCGGCGGCCTCCGGTCGCCCTCCACCCCCAGGAGCGATGCCCATGACATCCAGGAAGCCTGAGCGCGCCGAGCGGCCCCAGGCGGCACCAGGTCCGGTGGGAAGTGAGTGCGGATTCCGCACTCCGCATGCAGAGTTCGCAACATGCAGGAAGACGCCATGCAGTGGGAGTCACCGGGCCGGAGGTCGGCGATGAGCGGCGCGCCCTGGTGGCGTCCCCGGGGGCCCCGGCTGCCCTGGGTGGCGGCGGCGCTGATGTGCGCGGTGCTGCTGTCTGCGGCGTGGTTCATCCGCGCCTCCGCCCTGGAGTCCTCCTCGCTCGTCACGCGCGGCATGGCCAACGTCATCGGGATGGCCGCGTTCGAGGCCTTCCGGGACTTCAACGGCCCTCCGAGCCAGCAGGCGCTCGACGGCTTCCTCGCGGCCAACCGGGACGGCGGGCTGCGCTACGTGGCGGTCTACGAGGACAAGCAGGTGCTGGCTGCGGCGGGGGAGCGCTCGCCGGGGGAGTTCCGGGAGGGGCCGGACCTCAAGCTGGAGGGGGGCCGCGTCCGGTTCATGCACCGGCTGCGTCGGCCCCGCTTCCCCCAGGCGGAGGGCGCCGCGCCCGGTGCGAATCCGGCATCCGCGCAGGCACCCGCGCCCCCGCCTCCCACCGAGGCAGGGCCTCCGCAGGACCCGCGCCGCGGGCTGCGCATCGCCTACGAGTTCGAGCCGCTCACCGCGCTGGAGCTGGAGTCGCGCTCGCAGCGGCTGCTGGTCGTGGCCATCATCTCCAGCCTGGGCATCCTGGTGCTGGCCTTCGCCTTCTCGCGCTCGCTGGCCCAGCGCGAGGCCCTCTCGGAGGAGCTGGAGCGGGGGCGCCGGCTGGCGGCGCTCGGCACGATGTCCGCGGTGCTGGCGCACGAGCTGCGCAACCCGCTGGCCTCGCTCAAGGGCCACGCGCAGCTGCTGGCCGAGCGGGTGGAGCGGGATGAAGTCCTGCGCCCCAAGGCGGACCGGGTGGTGAGCGAGGCCGTCCGGCTGGAGCAGCTGATGAACGACCTGCTGGGCTTCGTGCGCAGCGGGGAGCTGCGGCGCGCGGAGGCGGACCCGAACGACGTGCTGCGCGCGGCGGTGGAGGCCACGGGCGAGGCGAGCGTGGAGGCCCACTACCTGCCGGAGCGCCTGCGGCTTCCGGTGGACGCGGGCAGGCTCCAGCAGGCACTGGAGAACGTGCTGCGCAACGCGGTGCAGGCAAGCCCCGAGGGCACACGGGTGGAGGCGAGCGTGGAGCAGGAGGGCAGGTCCCTCGTCTTCACCGTGAAGGACCACGGGCCGGGCATCCCCGCGGGTGAAGAGGAGCGCATCTTCGAGCCGTTCGTCACCGGACGGCTGCGCGGCGTGGGGCTGGGCCTCGCCATCACCCGCCGCATCGTCGAGCTGCACGGCGGCACCGTGAGTGCCCGCAGTCATGCCGGCGGTGGCGCGGAGTTCCGCCTCACCGTCCCCGCCAGGGGGAGCTGAAGCCATGGCGCGCATCCTGGTGGCGGACGACGAGGAGGGCGTGCGCACGTTCCTCGCCGAGGCGCTCGAGTACGAGGGCCACGTGGTGACGACGGCCGCGGATGGCGACGAGGCGGCGCGGCTGCTGGCCCGGCAGGGCGTGGACCTGCTGCTGACAGACTTGAAGATGCCCGGGCTGGACGGCCTGGCACTGCTGCGCAAGGTGCGCGAGGAGCAGCCGGACGTGGAGGTCATCGTCCTCACCGCCATCGGCTCGGTGGAGAGCGCGGTGGCGGCGATGAAGGCCGGCGCCTTCGAGTACCTCCAGAAGCCGGTGAGCAGCCCCGCCGAGCTGAGGCTGACGGTGGCGCGGGCCCTGGAGCGCCGCGCGCTGCTCAACTTCAAGGCTGGGGCCCGGCACACCTCGGGCGAGGTGGTGCTGAGCTGGGGCGCTCCGGCCATGGCGCCGGTGGTGGAGGCCCTGCGCAAGGTGGCGCCCACCCAGGCCACGGTCCTCTTGATGGGGGAGAGCGGCACCGGAAAGGAAGTGGCCGCGCGCGCGCTGCACCAGCAGAGCGAGCGGGCCGAGGGGCCCTTTGTCGCAGTCAACTGTGCGGCCCTCACGGAGACGCTGCTGGAGAGCGAGCTGTTCGGCCACGAGAAGGGGGCGTTCACCGGGGCGGTGGCCCAGCGGCGCGGGCGCATCGAGCTGGCCCAGGGCGGCACCTTCTTCCTGGACGAGGTGGGTGAGCTGAAGGCGGAGCTCCAGGCCAAGCTGCTGCGCGTGCTCCAGGAGCGCCGCTTCGAGCGCGTGGGCGGCACGCGGACGCTGGAGGCCGACGTGCGCTGGGTGGCGGCCACCAACCGCGACCTCAAGGCGATGATGGCGCGGGGCGAGTTCCGCGAGGACCTCTACCACCGGCTCGCGGTGTTCCCCATCCGCCTGCCGTCCCTGCGCGAGCGGCGCGAGGACCTGAAGCCGCTGGCGGAGCTGCTGCTGCGGCGCATCGGCGAGGAGCTGGGGCGACCGGGCCTGCGGCTGTCACCCGAGGCGTCGGAGCGGCTGGTGGCCTTCCCGTGGCCGGGCAACGTGCGCGAGCTGCGCAACGCGCTGGAGCGGGCGGCCATCCTCACGGACGGCCAGGTGGTGGAGCCCCGGCACCTGTGGATGGACCCGCCGGGGGGCTCGACTCCCGCGCCCGCCGGTACCGCTCCGGAGGGCGGGCGGCTTCCGGACAAGACGCTGGAGGAGCTGGAGCGGATGGCCATCGAGCAGGCCATCTCGGACGAGGGCGGCAACCGCAAGCGCGCCGCCCAGCGGCTGGGCATCGGCTTGCGGACGCTCTACGACAAGCTGCGGCGCTACGGCATGCAGTAGCGCGACGTCACGGAGGGCCGTAGCCCTGCACGCGCGAGTTCAGCTCCACCGCCGTGGCGTAGATCTGCGCCCACGCGCGGAACTTGATGCGGCTGCCCAGGCTCTTCTGGTCGTTGGCGTAGTCGAACAGGTCCGTGCGGAACTGGGCGTCGGCCGCCTTGCGCGCCTCGGGCCCGAGCGGCGTGCCCTTCTTCGCGTAGTAGCGGAGCAGGTCGTAGCCGTAGTCGTGCGTCTTGGCCGCGGGGTCGAACTCCTTGTCCGGCCCCACCTTCCCGGGCGCCGAGGCGGAGCCGTGCGGGTCCTGCATCCGCTGGCCATGCTTCGTCTGGATGGCGTAGGGCTTGTAGCCCATGACCTTCTCGAAGTCGGCCGGGGGCGGGCGGGCACCGGTGAGGTACTCCCGCATCAGCTTGCCGTGGTCTCCCGCCGGCGCGGCGCCGACCTTCGCCGTACGCTGCGTGGCGGTGGTGGTCCCGGTGAACGTGTCCTTCTGGTGGGCACGCGTCTTGGCGACGGTGTTGGACGTCTCCGCGGCGGATGTCTCGGAAGTGGAGTTGACCGGGCGGCGGGCAGAGACTGGGGGCGAGCGGACGATCATGGGAACCTGGGGGAAGGCTTTCTCTCAGGTTGTCGGAGTTTGTAGTGCGAGAGTTGCTTACCTGTGACTGACGCGCCGCGTGGTGCGAGGAGACCTGAGTGGGAACGGACCTTTATCGCGACGGGATGGCCCGGCTGGAAGCGGGAGACGTGGGGGAGGGGCGGCGGCTGCTGGAAGAAGCGCTCCGGAATTCCCCAGGGGATGCGAAGGCGATGTACGGGCTGGCGCTCGCGCTGGACCTGGCGGGAGAGCGCGTCCGGGCGCTGGAGCTGCTGGAGCTGGCGAATGCCCGCGCGCCGGCCGAGCCGGAGCCCGCGTGTGATCTGGCCATGTCACTGCTGGAGCGGGGCGAGGACGCACGGGCGGAGCAGGTGCTGACGCCGGTGCTGGCCGCTCAGCCGGACAAGGCGCGCAGCAACCTCTACATGGCCCTGGCCCTGGCGAAGACGGACCCGGCCCGGGCGCGAACCCATGTGGCGAAGGTGCTGAAGGCCTCGGACCCGGACCTGCGGCGGCAGGCGGAGGCCCTGGACCGGGTGCTGGCCGAGCACGCGCCGGCCTGAGCCGGACGTGTACGAAAGACGACGGGCGGCCTCCCAGGAGGAAGCCGCCCGCCGGACTTCAGCCTTCAGTGACGACGGCCCGTGACTACGGCCGCGTGTAGTTGATGGTCAGGTTGTAGGACGCCGTGCCCGAGCCGCCGCCGCGCACCATGACGTGGGCGGCCGTCTGGCCCGCCGGCACCGTCAGGCTGCACGTCTCCGAGGCACCCGAGGTGTTCGGCCGGCAGTCATAGGCGGTGGTCGTGGGCTGCGAGCCGAAGCGCACGTACAGGTTCGGGTTGCGCGTGCCCGTCATCACCACGCTGAACGTCGTGCCCGGCACCACGTTGTACGGGCCGAACCGGTCGTTCTCGTTGCGCGCCACGGTGCCGGTGGCCGTCTCCGTCACCGGAGTGCCGCCGCCACCGCCCGTGCCCGTGTGCGTGCCCGTGAGGGACATGCCCGAGTACGCGCTGTAGCCATTCACCATGACGTACCAGGTGCCGGCCGCCGGGTTGTTGAAGGTGCACGTCTCCGCGTTGCCACTGGTGTACGGACGGCAGTCGTAGGTGCTGCTGTTCGGCGCGGAGCCGAAGCGCACGTACAGGTCCGCGTCACCCGTGCCACCGGACGTCTCGAACTTCAGGCTGGTCTGCCCGGCGGGCACCTCGAGCGTGTAGTACTTCTTGTTGCCCGAGCTGCCGGACAGGCCCGTCACCGGCACGCCGTTGGTCAGCGGCGTCGTCACCGGCGGCGGAGGCGGCACGCCCACGGCGAGCCACGCGTCCGTCACGGCCTGCACCGTGGCCGCGTCGTAGCCGAGCGCCTGCGCGGCCTGGATGGTGTACGTCTTCGCCTGCTCGAACGTGGTGCTCGCGGTGAACAGGTCCGTGTTGGCCTTGTAGAAGATGCGCGCGGCCTTCTCGGGGCCGATGGCCGCCACGTTGATGCTCGTCTTGCCGCGCGGGTGCGTGCCACCCGTGGAGAGCAGCGCGAACACCAGGTTGCTGATGCCGGAGCTGTAGTGCACGTCCACGCCGGACGAGTAGTCGCCGTAGAAGTCCAGCGACACGTCATCCGCGGCCGGGTCGGCCATGTAGCGCAGGGCGTCGCCCGTGACACCCGGCGTCCAGACGTCCTCGCCAATCTTGAAGACGTCCGCGTCGGTGGCCCAGCCGCGCTGCCAGCTCTCGCACACGCCGGCGAAGATGTCGGACATGGACTCGTTGAGGCCGCCGGACTCACCCGAGTAGATGAGGTCCGACTCGGTGTCCGTCACCGCGTGGGTCAGCTCGTGGACCGTGACGTCCAGGTCCTTGCCCAGCTCGATGGAGTCCACGCCGTTGCCGTCGCCGTACACCATCTGCGTGCCGTCCCAGTAGGCGTTCACGTAGTTGGTGCTGTAGTGCACGGTGCTGATGAGCGCGGCGCCCGCGTTGTCGTACGAGTCACGACCGAAGAGCGTGTTGTAGCAGTTGTACGTCACGCCCAGCTGGTCGTAGTTCATGTCGATGTGCGCGTCACCCGTGGCGGCCTGGCCCTCGCTGCGGCGCAGGGTGCCCGGGGTGGACGTGCCGTTGTTCGCGCTGTGCACGCGGCGGTTGAGCGCCGAGTGGAGCTGCGGGTGGAGCGCCAGCACGCCACCGCGCTGCGCGTCGACGTAGACCAGGTCGTCGGCGGGCATGCCGTTGCGCTCACCCAGCGTGCGGACCTGCCAGGCCAGGCGGGGCTCATCGGAGCCCTCGGGGTAGATGTAGACCAGGGTGGCGGGGCCGCTGGCGGAGGCGCGGCTCGCGGTGGAGCCGAGCTCGGCCGCCTTCAGCGCGACTTCGGAGGCCACCGTCGGCTTCGTGGCCGAGGGCCTGGCGCCGCGCGCGGAGCCGTTGGCCGCGTAGATGAAGCCTTCCTCGTCCGCGTGGATGACGAGCTCGGCGCCCACCACGGGCAGGCCGTTCATCAGCTGGCGGAAGCGCAGGTGCTTGTGGCCCTCGGCGTCCACGGAGGCGCGCCGGAAGACCAGGTCGTCGTTGCGCAGG is from Pyxidicoccus xibeiensis and encodes:
- a CDS encoding ABC transporter ATP-binding protein yields the protein MSTSPTPRTAAAQGPGSARDISDVVIRVEGLRKDYKMGSEVVRALRGVDLTIRRNEYVAVMGPSGSGKSTFMNLIGCLDVPSGGQYWLNGQPVAGMSEDALARIRNRELGFVFQSFNLLPRASALDNVALPLIYARVAKKERRERAAAMLEKVGLGERKDHRPNELSGGQRQRVAIARALVTQPALLLADEPTGALDSKTGEEIMALFGELHAQGQTLMLVTHESDIAAHAQRVLFLKDGVIERDERKRD
- a CDS encoding TolC family protein gives rise to the protein MSALALGFLGLVAAPGMGLAQTPERPAEQPPVPPAELRAMRAVPSVSLEEAIARALKTNPQVAQAAGTVTTSEAAERSAFGAYLPTLSANASGSLASSERVDPETGAVSSGSSDTYSAGLSAGWDVFTGGQRSATRKQTRAQSNAAEAQLTAQQSTAVFDVERSFYEVLRAAGLEDVARSRIERAKQNAEAAERRLAVGSATRSDVLRAQLDLTTARESLLTAQTQRSTASLALGRLIGEDGPVDAKPVDDSALKPLALTEEALVTEIVARAPSVLAAEANLRANEAGVGVAKSNYLPTVQLSAGYDWFNQDLAVTGGRTSWSVRLGLSYPIFDGFLREERVVRARTAASVSQTQLADTRRSVQSGVGQSLGQLRLAEERITLAEQSVQVAREDLKVQEERYRLGATTILELLTSQENVVTAETNLVSSRFDYRIARAELSALAGRSL
- a CDS encoding two-component system sensor histidine kinase NtrB, which produces MQEDAMQWESPGRRSAMSGAPWWRPRGPRLPWVAAALMCAVLLSAAWFIRASALESSSLVTRGMANVIGMAAFEAFRDFNGPPSQQALDGFLAANRDGGLRYVAVYEDKQVLAAAGERSPGEFREGPDLKLEGGRVRFMHRLRRPRFPQAEGAAPGANPASAQAPAPPPPTEAGPPQDPRRGLRIAYEFEPLTALELESRSQRLLVVAIISSLGILVLAFAFSRSLAQREALSEELERGRRLAALGTMSAVLAHELRNPLASLKGHAQLLAERVERDEVLRPKADRVVSEAVRLEQLMNDLLGFVRSGELRRAEADPNDVLRAAVEATGEASVEAHYLPERLRLPVDAGRLQQALENVLRNAVQASPEGTRVEASVEQEGRSLVFTVKDHGPGIPAGEEERIFEPFVTGRLRGVGLGLAITRRIVELHGGTVSARSHAGGGAEFRLTVPARGS
- a CDS encoding sigma-54-dependent transcriptional regulator, whose protein sequence is MARILVADDEEGVRTFLAEALEYEGHVVTTAADGDEAARLLARQGVDLLLTDLKMPGLDGLALLRKVREEQPDVEVIVLTAIGSVESAVAAMKAGAFEYLQKPVSSPAELRLTVARALERRALLNFKAGARHTSGEVVLSWGAPAMAPVVEALRKVAPTQATVLLMGESGTGKEVAARALHQQSERAEGPFVAVNCAALTETLLESELFGHEKGAFTGAVAQRRGRIELAQGGTFFLDEVGELKAELQAKLLRVLQERRFERVGGTRTLEADVRWVAATNRDLKAMMARGEFREDLYHRLAVFPIRLPSLRERREDLKPLAELLLRRIGEELGRPGLRLSPEASERLVAFPWPGNVRELRNALERAAILTDGQVVEPRHLWMDPPGGSTPAPAGTAPEGGRLPDKTLEELERMAIEQAISDEGGNRKRAAQRLGIGLRTLYDKLRRYGMQ
- a CDS encoding tetratricopeptide repeat protein codes for the protein MGTDLYRDGMARLEAGDVGEGRRLLEEALRNSPGDAKAMYGLALALDLAGERVRALELLELANARAPAEPEPACDLAMSLLERGEDARAEQVLTPVLAAQPDKARSNLYMALALAKTDPARARTHVAKVLKASDPDLRRQAEALDRVLAEHAPA
- a CDS encoding M4 family metallopeptidase; the protein is MRSFCAAWVGAGLVACGSVQQETEPAQGAAKDADIQAALARLPGAEVLGRKGEVPYFIQGDLGRLSDLSAQRARSDAGGEAREALGEIASAFRLRNDDLVFRRASVDAEGHKHLRFRQLMNGLPVVGAELVIHADEEGFIYAANGSARGARPSATKPTVASEVALKAAELGSTASRASASGPATLVYIYPEGSDEPRLAWQVRTLGERNGMPADDLVYVDAQRGGVLALHPQLHSALNRRVHSANNGTSTPGTLRRSEGQAATGDAHIDMNYDQLGVTYNCYNTLFGRDSYDNAGAALISTVHYSTNYVNAYWDGTQMVYGDGNGVDSIELGKDLDVTVHELTHAVTDTESDLIYSGESGGLNESMSDIFAGVCESWQRGWATDADVFKIGEDVWTPGVTGDALRYMADPAADDVSLDFYGDYSSGVDVHYSSGISNLVFALLSTGGTHPRGKTSINVAAIGPEKAARIFYKANTDLFTASTTFEQAKTYTIQAAQALGYDAATVQAVTDAWLAVGVPPPPPVTTPLTNGVPVTGLSGSSGNKKYYTLEVPAGQTSLKFETSGGTGDADLYVRFGSAPNSSTYDCRPYTSGNAETCTFNNPAAGTWYVMVNGYSAYSGMSLTGTHTGTGGGGGTPVTETATGTVARNENDRFGPYNVVPGTTFSVVMTGTRNPNLYVRFGSQPTTTAYDCRPNTSGASETCSLTVPAGQTAAHVMVRGGGSGTASYNLTINYTRP